A genomic stretch from Helianthus annuus cultivar XRQ/B chromosome 1, HanXRQr2.0-SUNRISE, whole genome shotgun sequence includes:
- the LOC110878792 gene encoding uncharacterized protein LOC110878792: protein MYTVTRVFINKDIDEINQFKKSFIAQLSSEKSSEYSGLSSTVMKSPTDEFLTDINFSTIGALTEITEKKIVVVLGTIKSFASESEWFYNACKNCNCKVSTKTVEKDKADGTDGVEEVVILECKNAPCNKKTVYSVPRIKVLIRVQDCTGIVTLTMFEREVVKLLNVNANQLLDKNLELANEGRFPEELKALLGKKLAFKIAISLYNIQKKSDGYSVSKLTDNPTVISELDRNFDVFQPADEDREYGGLPVIEPTNNDIAKDSVSRTGDDVTPISNLSRSFFTTYMLDGDNTSNMRMEKELKRNLDSVYEYDGISSQSSSKPKKCGVEVDDGVDLDVTVRRVDPGVEE from the exons ATGTATACGGTTACTCGTGTTTTCATCAACAAGGATATTGATGAGATTAACCAGTTTAAGaaaag TTTCATTGCACAACTGTCATCCGAGAAATCGTCCGAGTACTCTGGTCTGAGTTCAACTGTAATGAAATCTCCTACCGACGAGTTTCTAACGGATATTAACTTCAGTACTATAGGAGCCCTTACCGAAATAACTGAg AAAAAAATTGTTGTCGTTCTGGGCACCATAAAGAGTTTTGCTTCGGAAAGTGAATGGTTTTATAATGCATGTAAGAATTGCAATTGCAAGGTCTCCACCAAGACggttgaaaaagataaagctgaTGGAACTGATGGTGTTGAGGAGGTTGTTATCCTCGAGTGCAAGAATGCGCCATGTAACAAGAAGACCGTCTATTCCGTTCCCAG GATAAAGGTTCTAATCCGTGTTCAAGATTGTACGGGCATTGTAACTCTTACCATGTTTGAGCGTGAGGTCGTAAAGCTTCTCAATGTTAACGCCAATCAATTGCTAGACAAGAACTTGGAG TTGGCTAATGAAGGAAGATTCCCAGAGGAACTTAAAGCTTTACTCGGAAAGAAGTTGGCCTTCAAGATCGCTATAAGTTTGTATAACATCCAAAAGAAGTCTGATGGATACTCTGTTTCCAAATTAACAGATAATCCAACCGTGATCTCGGAGCTGGATAGGAATTTTGATGTATTCCAG CCTGCTGATGAAGACCGTGAATATGGTGGTTTGCCTGTTATAGAGCCAACAAACAATGATATCGCCAAG GATTCTGTTTCCCGTACTGGCGATGATGTAACTCCAATATCTAATTTGTCCAGAAGCTTTTTTACAACATACATGTTGGATGGGGACAATACCAGTAATATGCGCATGGAAAAGGAGTTAAAGCGGAATTTGGATAGCGTTTATGAGTATGATGGGATCTCTTCGCAATCTTCTTCCAAACCAAAAAAATGCGGCGTTGAGGTAGATGACGGTGTTGATCTTGATGTGACCGTTCGTCGTGTGGATCCGGGTGTTGAAGAGTAG